The Antricoccus suffuscus genome has a segment encoding these proteins:
- a CDS encoding helix-turn-helix transcriptional regulator, translating into MKNNQAGKTSRTADMGPDRVAPERPFLATLSAPRAALMKLLDARDRPATIAELSADLGQHPNTVREHADALVELGYVERTRAAAVGRGRPAWLYASSDAGTGEGSEYAGLASALAAQIARNSRRPTDDAIRAGRDWGKELARARPIEGRPTLPRIRRATLEMLNSLRFAPESAPRGRSVRLTTCPLLDAANKYPDIVCGVHLGIIRGAIEEYGADGEETQLVAFSEPGACRLTLHAKSPQ; encoded by the coding sequence GTGAAAAATAACCAGGCTGGCAAAACGTCCCGGACCGCGGACATGGGTCCGGACCGCGTAGCGCCGGAGAGACCGTTTCTCGCCACGCTTTCCGCGCCCCGTGCCGCGTTGATGAAGTTGCTAGACGCGCGGGACCGACCAGCCACGATCGCGGAGTTGTCCGCGGATCTGGGCCAACATCCCAATACCGTTCGTGAGCATGCCGACGCGCTGGTCGAACTCGGCTACGTAGAACGTACCCGCGCCGCGGCCGTCGGCCGGGGTCGTCCGGCGTGGCTCTACGCCAGTTCCGATGCGGGCACGGGGGAGGGTTCGGAGTACGCCGGTCTGGCGTCAGCGCTTGCCGCGCAGATCGCACGCAACAGCCGTAGGCCGACCGACGACGCGATTCGTGCTGGACGGGACTGGGGCAAGGAGCTAGCGCGAGCGAGGCCGATAGAGGGCCGGCCAACGCTGCCGCGAATCCGTCGTGCAACGCTCGAGATGCTGAATTCGCTCAGGTTTGCCCCGGAATCGGCGCCGCGCGGGCGCAGTGTGCGGCTGACGACGTGCCCCCTGCTCGATGCCGCGAACAAGTACCCGGACATCGTTTGCGGTGTGCACCTGGGAATCATTCGTGGTGCCATCGAAGAATACGGCGCGGATGGCGAGGAGACGCAGCTGGTCGCGTTTTCGGAGCCCGGCGCATGCCGGTTGACTTTGCACGCAAAATCTCCCCAGTAG
- a CDS encoding glycoside hydrolase family 15 protein — translation MPQRIEDYALIGDLHTAAMVGKDGSIDWLCLPRFDSAACFAAMLGDDSAGRWRLAPATGDKCTSRQYRGHSLILETVWDTTDGSVRVIDLMPPRDDVADIVRIVEGISGTVTMRMDLALRFDYGSIVPWVRNRDGMLEAIAGPDAVWLRTPVDLAGEDMQTTATFTVSAGDRVPFVLTYAPSNGATPRVIDAERALIDTESYWNEWIARADVDGPWADEIRHSLVLLKAMTYAPTGGLVAAATTSLPEQIGGPRNWDYRYCWLRDATFTLRALLDTGYRSEAGAWRDWLLRAIAGDPADLQIMYAIDGTRRLTEYEVPWLSGYEGSKPVRIGNAASEQLQLDVWGEVLDSLHLSRMRGLDADDHAWDLQRALLDYLESNWSDNDSGLWESRGPERPYVHSKVMAWVGMDRAVQAVERFGLDGPVDQWRRTRQVIHDEVTTKGFDADRGTFTQFYGSHGLDAALLLIPEVGFLPYTDERVIGTVKAIDRDLSQDGFTLRYDPRADGGADGLPGEEGSFVACSFWMVNALCGIGEWDEAETRFKRLLSLRNDVGLISEEYDATAHRQLGNTPQAYSHVGLVNCAQNLSKRPTNSPRSK, via the coding sequence TTGCCACAGCGGATCGAGGATTACGCACTGATCGGGGATCTGCACACCGCGGCGATGGTCGGCAAGGACGGCTCGATCGACTGGTTGTGCCTGCCGCGTTTTGACTCGGCGGCGTGCTTTGCCGCGATGCTCGGTGACGATAGCGCGGGGCGCTGGAGACTGGCGCCCGCGACCGGGGACAAGTGCACCAGCCGGCAATACCGCGGGCACTCGCTAATCCTGGAGACGGTCTGGGATACAACGGATGGCTCCGTTCGGGTTATCGATCTCATGCCGCCGCGCGATGACGTCGCCGACATAGTGCGGATTGTCGAAGGCATCAGCGGAACTGTCACTATGCGGATGGACCTGGCGTTGCGCTTCGACTACGGCAGCATCGTGCCGTGGGTTCGCAATCGCGACGGAATGCTCGAGGCGATTGCCGGTCCGGACGCCGTATGGCTACGAACGCCGGTCGATCTCGCGGGCGAAGACATGCAGACGACAGCGACGTTTACAGTCTCTGCGGGCGACCGGGTGCCATTCGTGCTCACCTATGCCCCCTCGAACGGGGCGACTCCCCGGGTGATCGATGCAGAACGGGCGTTGATCGACACCGAGTCGTATTGGAACGAGTGGATCGCGCGCGCCGACGTCGACGGACCGTGGGCGGATGAGATTCGCCATTCGCTGGTGTTGCTAAAGGCGATGACGTACGCACCCACCGGCGGTTTGGTGGCCGCGGCTACCACGTCGCTCCCCGAACAAATAGGTGGCCCGCGAAACTGGGACTATCGCTACTGCTGGCTACGTGATGCGACCTTCACCTTGCGCGCGTTGCTGGACACGGGCTATCGCAGTGAGGCCGGAGCCTGGCGCGACTGGCTTCTTCGGGCGATTGCGGGCGACCCTGCCGATCTACAGATCATGTATGCGATCGATGGCACTCGACGACTCACCGAATACGAAGTGCCGTGGCTTAGCGGCTACGAGGGATCCAAACCGGTGCGGATCGGCAACGCGGCCTCTGAACAGTTGCAACTGGACGTCTGGGGCGAGGTGCTCGACAGCCTGCACCTCTCACGCATGCGAGGACTCGACGCCGACGATCACGCGTGGGATCTGCAGCGGGCCCTACTGGATTATCTCGAGTCCAACTGGTCCGACAATGACAGCGGGCTGTGGGAAAGTCGCGGGCCAGAGCGTCCGTACGTGCACTCCAAGGTCATGGCGTGGGTCGGTATGGACCGTGCCGTGCAGGCGGTCGAGCGGTTCGGCCTCGACGGTCCGGTCGACCAGTGGCGGCGCACTCGGCAGGTGATTCATGACGAGGTCACGACGAAGGGTTTCGACGCCGACCGAGGTACCTTTACCCAGTTCTACGGTTCGCATGGTCTGGACGCCGCCCTGCTGCTGATTCCGGAAGTGGGCTTCTTGCCTTACACCGATGAGCGTGTAATAGGCACCGTAAAGGCGATCGACCGCGACTTGTCGCAGGACGGGTTCACGCTACGTTATGACCCCCGTGCGGATGGCGGTGCGGATGGGCTTCCAGGCGAGGAGGGATCGTTCGTCGCCTGCAGCTTCTGGATGGTCAACGCGCTGTGCGGTATCGGCGAGTGGGACGAGGCCGAGACGCGGTTCAAGCGGCTCCTCAGTCTGCGCAACGATGTCGGGCTGATCAGCGAGGAGTACGACGCGACGGCGCATCGACAACTAGGAAACACACCCCAGGCGTACAGCCACGTCGGGCTCGTCAACTGCGCTCAGAACCTCAGTAAACGACCTACCAACTCTCCGAGGAGCAAATAA